ATCGAGACTCCTATGGAACAGAATGGGGTGGTGCCAACCGCTCAGGTCAATGAGCACGCATTAGATCGCGACCATGCAGGTGCGCAGGTGGATGGGGGCCAAGCGGTAGGAGAGTCGTCCGATGACCTGAAGCGAATCTACGGAGTGGGGCCAGGGTTAGAACGGTTTCTCCACAAACGGGGCGTCTTCTGGTTCAGCCAGGTGGCGACATGGAAGCAGACAGACATCGAAAAATTCGAGTTTCTCTTACCGAACTTTGAAGGTCGGATCCAACGGGAAAACTGGGTGCGTAGCGCAAAGGTCGAGCACTACAAGAAGTACAAACAGTGGCTTGGCGACGATCAGCCCCCAAGTACCACGCCGGAGACACACTAGGTTGGCCCGTTTCCTCTCTTGATTCCTCCCGAGGTATGACGCGCATCTACGTCAACATTTTCAATCTCGACGTAGGCTCGATTCTAAAGAACGCATGCGTGCTTGACCGACTGAGATTCAATCAACGGTACACAGAGTTAAAACTTCAGCGCAATTTCAAGTCGCGAGTTGCAATTCCCAAGGCAATTCAGTAGCTTGAACATTGCTTCCTCATCCTCCTTCGGTTTGACTCCCCCAAAATCCCTGTGATAGCGTAGATTACTGAAAATCTCACAGAGAGAATGCAACAGGAGTCTTTATGAAATTTGTCTGCTTGAACTGTGAAACATATATGAGCCTCGAGAAGGTGGAGAAGCCGGAGGAGGGTTCCCTTGGCGTTTTCTTTGCCTGCCCTTCTTGCAGCGCGAAATTCTCAATGGTGACGAATGCCGGTGAAACGAACATGATGAATTCGTTGGGCCTCAAGCTAGGGGCCAAGGCGGAGCCGGCGGCATCGATGGCAGGGTTGAGGGCCGTAGCCGAAAACGGTCAATCTGCTGCCGCGACAAAGCCGAGTCCTGCTGCACCAGCCGTCGCGGCAACCGCGGCGTCGCCTGCTAAGGCTCCAGAGAAGGCGAGCGGCTGTCCATTCTCCGCGATGGTGGCGGAAATGGGCCTGACCAACTCCGGTAAGCCAGCCAACGGCGGGCCTTCTGAGTTCACGTGGACTCCAGATGCCCAAGAGAAGCTTGATCGGCTTCCAGCCTTTGTGAAGCCGATGGTGCAAGCGAGTGTGGAGGGCTATGCCCGCAAGAGCGGCTTCAAGACCATCACGCTACAAGTGATGGATGACTCGAAGAATTATTCCCCTGAGGGTATGACCTGGTCACGCGAAGCCGAGCAGCGGTTGGAAAATATTCCTGACTTCATTCGTCCTATGGCCCGCAAAGAGGTGGAGCGGATGGCCAAGGAACGTGGGGAATCCACCATCACGGCCCAGGTGATGGAGGAAGCCAAAGATAAGTTCATGAAATTCATGTAAGAATAGTCTCGTTCTTTCGTGAAGGGAAAGGCCCATCCAGCCGTCTGGATGGGCCTTTCCCCTATTGTACGGGCGTTCGGTCAATGGTGCGATGGCATGAAGTGGCGGGCTTCTCTGCTGTCCCTACTGCTGCTGACGGTTTCGCTCTCCTCCTTGGGCGGCACTAGTTCTGCCCAATCATCTCTGGAATACTCTGCGATTTCTCCTCCAACCCACCAGAACCATGGGTCGCATCGTGAACAGAATGGGGATACGTGGGAAGGGTCAACTCAAGGGGTCGCTTATTCTGAGTTCAACCATCGCTTCGCCGGATTGTTCGTTCTGTTGTTTGGCCTGGCGGAGTTGGGGCATGCGTTGCAGTATCAGGTGCCGGTCTGGACTCGTTTGGTCCTGCCCGTCGCACTCGGAGTTCTTGGGGGGTATCTCTTAATTTGGAGTGACCATGAGGCCTGGCCGATCGGGTCACTCACATTTGCACAGACCTTCTCCGGCCAGGATCCTGAAATTCTTCAGCACAAATTCTACGGAGTCTTTTCGAGTGCCGCGGCCGTAACTGAGGCGCTACGTCGAATTAGTTGGGCCCGGCATCCCGGGTGGGCCGTCCCCATGCTTATCCTCGGATTTTTTGGAGCCATCCTGCTCTTTATCCACTCGCATGGGAATCACCCGGCGAATCACATCATCGAGTTGCACCATGCCTTTCTCGGCACTATCGGGATTGGTGCCGCCGTTTCAAGTGCCATGATGGCATGGGCATCCAGCGCTTCGGGGAAGACGACGAAACGCTGGGAAATGGCGTGGGCGATCTGTGTGGTCGTCATAGGTCTCCAACTGCTTGTGTATTTTGAGTAGCCTGAAGCCGCGCGGGCGTAGGTCGTAGTGCTCAATCCCGTCGATCCTGTTGCTGCGGGAGTACTCCGAATGGTGCCCCACCATCTTGCTTCAGAGGCCAGTGCGATTTGACACCTTTCTGAGGCCTGTGCTACCTCTAACCGATCACAGGTCATTCGTGCTCTATCACAGATCTCTAACCGGCCGAGAGAGTATGGCTGGATAGAGGAGGACACACATGGGTGGACATAGTCATTGGGCGACGATTAAGCGCCACAAAGGGGCTCAGGACGCCAAGCGTGGAAAGATCTTTACCAGAATTATTCGCGAGGTGACGATCGCTGCCCGTTCGGGTGGGGATCCGGATGGGAACCCTCGGCTTCGCCTGGCCATTGCCAAGGCGAAGGAAGCCAACATGCCGGGCGATACTTTGAAGAAGGCGATTCAGCGAGGCACCGGGGAGCTGCCCGGCGTGACCTATGAAGAGTTTTCGTTGGAAGGTTATGGACCAGGAGGAACCGCGCTGCTCTTGGAAATTACGAGCGACAATCGGAATCGGACCGTGGCGGAGATCCGGAGCCTCTTGACCAAGAATCATGGCAACATGGCTGAGGCAGGTGCCGTCGCGTGGCAGTTTCACAAGAAGGGGCTCCTGGCGATCGAACCAGGAAAGGTCGATGAGGATACCTTGCTCTCCTTGACCCTCGATGCCGGAGCGGAAGACGTGAAAACCGGCGAGAAATCGATCGAGATCATCACCGGGCCACACGAATTTGAAGCCGTCAAAAAAGCGCTGGCCGATGCAAAGATTGAGACGACACTAGCTGAAGTTACGTATGTTCCTCAGAATACCATCAGGCTCGAAGAAAAGGCGGCCGAGCAGATGCTGAAGTTGATGGAAATTCTCGATGAGCACGACGATGTGCAAAAGGTTCATGCGAACTTCGATATTCCGGATGAGGTCATGGAGAAGGTCGCTGCGACTGCGGCGGGCTGATGCTCCAGTGACTCTGACTTGGCATTTGTCATCGGATAACCAAACGAGATGATCGCCTTTCTCACGGGGCGGTTAGCTGTCAAAACTCCTACTCATCTGACGCTTGATGTGCAGGGCGTCGGGTACGAAGTTCATATCCCCCTCAGCACCTATTACTCGCTTCCGAATCTCGACGACAGTACGGCGCTGCATATTCATACACAGCTGCGGGAGGATGCGATCCAGTTGTTCGGCTTTCTCTCGCAAAGCGAGAAGGAGGCGTTTTTGCTGTTGACCAGCGTCTCCGGAGTCGGCCCTAAATTGGCCCTCAGCGTGCTGTCGAGTTTATCTGTTACGGACTTGGTTCATGCCATTCAGACTGCGGATACCGAGAAGCTAGAGACTGTTCCGGGCATCGGCAAGAAGTCAGCCGGGCGTCTCGCGCTTGAGCTTAAAGATAAGGTCGGTAAGATCCAAGGTATCCACCCCCGTTCTCCCGCAGCAGAGCCTGCGGAATTTGATGATCTCTTCGAGGATGCATTGTCCGCTCTGGTACACTTGGGCTACCGCGCTCAAGATGCCAAAGAAGCCCTCAGGCGGGTGACAAAGGGCACCTCCGGCTCTTTGGCGCTGAAGGAGCTGATTCGAGAAGGGCTCAAGGAATTAGCAAGGGGGTAACCATGATGCCATCGTATTCGAGGACTGCCAGGCTCATTCTGTACTGTGCGATGATGGGGGCATCGTTTGTTCCCCTCTCTCCATCCGTGAGCCTTGCGGAGGAATCCTCGGAGCCCAAAAGCATTCGGATGACCTGCGGGAAATGTCCTGACGGCTATGCGACGACAGGCCTAACCGAATCCCAAGACATTTGCAAAGACCACGATGGGGTGCTTGTACAATGTGTGCCACTTGGGACGAACATGCTGGGAGTCTGTGGCGTTTGTCCCGAGGGGTATGCCGAGATCGGCAGTTCCTCGGTTCCTGCGCGCTGTGGGAATAGTGACGGGGGGAGGCTGACACAATGTCAGTTGAAGAAAATGGAAAGCAATTTCCCCGATTCCACGCAAGGGTACAAATCCTGTCCTCCTGATTGTGGGAACGCCGCACAGGCGGGGCAGGGGGCCTTGCCACCTCCCCCGAAGTATCAGACCAAGTAGATGCGAGTGTCAGGTTATGACCGAACGGCTTGTGACTAATCGTGCGACGGATGAGGAGCGAGGTCTGGAACATGTCCTGCGGCCCCAGACGCTCGACGAGTATGTCGGCCAGGCAAAAATGAAGGAATCGCTTCGGATTTGCATCGAAGCGGCGAGGCAGCGAGGAGAATCGCTGGACCACGCTATCTTTTATGGTCCGCCTGGACTTGGGAAGACGACCATTGCGCATATCATTGCACGGGAAATGGGAGCGGCGTTGCGTTCAACCTCAGGGTTGGTGCTTGCTCATGCCGGCGACCTTGCCGCAGTTCTCACCAATCTTCAAGAACATGATGTGTTGTTCATCGATGAAATTCATCGACTCCCTGCTTCCGTGGAGGAGGCGCTCTATCCGGCGATGGAGGACTTCCAGCTGGACCTGGTTGTCGGACAAGGCCCAGCCACCAGGACCGTGAAACTCGACCTTCCGCCGTTTACGCTGGTGGGAGCCACGACGAGGGCTGGTTCCCTCACCTCCCCCCTCCGTGATCGCTTTGGCCTGGTCTATCGGCTGGAGTTCTACGAGCCATCCGAGCTGGAGACCATCGTGGTGAGATCGGCAGGTGTCTTGGGGGTCGGGATTGATCGTCCTGGTGCGGCGGAAATTTCGCATCGGGCACGAGGAACGCCACGCATTGTTAATCGGCTTATCAAACGCATCAGGGACTATGCCCAAATTAAGGCTGATGGCCGCATCACCAAAGAGGTCGCGCAAGAGGGCTTAGCGTGGCTTGGGATTGACGAGGCCGGGTTCGACGACATGGACCGCAAAGTTCTTCTCACCATCATCGAGAAGTTCAACGGTGGGCCGGTTGGGGTGGAGTCCTTAGCGGCTGCTGTTCAAGAGGATAAGGGTACGATCGAGGATGTGTACGAACCCTATCTCATTCAGGCAGGTTTCTTGGACCGTACAGGGCGTGGCCGTCAGGTGACGAAGTCAGCGTACGACCATTTCAAGCGACCGTCTCATTTGCTGATGTAAGCCGGGCACGTTCTATCCGCTCGGGTGCTTTCCGCAGGCGCCAGCTGTTCTTGCAATAGTTTCCACCGATCCTGTAGAATTCCCCACTTGTCTCAACGATCCGCGTCCTTATAAAGGGATGAGGAAGCCCTCCTGAGAACGGGTGTTTGAAACGAGACGCCGTATGCCCAAGGACATGCCAGAATATCGTAAGGAAATCGATAGGATCGATGATGAAATCATTCGGCTTCTGAATGAACGTTCAAAGAGCGTCATCGAAATCGGGCGGTTGAAAAAAGAGAAGGATGCGGATGCCAACCTCCATACCGCAGGCCGAGAGGCCGAGATTATCCAACGGCTCACCAAGCTCAATACCGGTCCTTTCCCAAGCGACGCCATTCGGGCTGTCTATCGGGAAATCATGTCAGCGTCGCTGTCGCTTGAGGCTCCCCAAAAGGTCGCGTATCTAGGACCAAGGGCCACCTTTACCCATATGGCCTGCATGCAAAAATTCGGGTC
The Candidatus Nitrospira nitrosa DNA segment above includes these coding regions:
- a CDS encoding PCP reductase family protein, yielding MMNSLGLKLGAKAEPAASMAGLRAVAENGQSAAATKPSPAAPAVAATAASPAKAPEKASGCPFSAMVAEMGLTNSGKPANGGPSEFTWTPDAQEKLDRLPAFVKPMVQASVEGYARKSGFKTITLQVMDDSKNYSPEGMTWSREAEQRLENIPDFIRPMARKEVERMAKERGESTITAQVMEEAKDKFMKFM
- a CDS encoding YebC/PmpR family DNA-binding transcriptional regulator; the encoded protein is MGGHSHWATIKRHKGAQDAKRGKIFTRIIREVTIAARSGGDPDGNPRLRLAIAKAKEANMPGDTLKKAIQRGTGELPGVTYEEFSLEGYGPGGTALLLEITSDNRNRTVAEIRSLLTKNHGNMAEAGAVAWQFHKKGLLAIEPGKVDEDTLLSLTLDAGAEDVKTGEKSIEIITGPHEFEAVKKALADAKIETTLAEVTYVPQNTIRLEEKAAEQMLKLMEILDEHDDVQKVHANFDIPDEVMEKVAATAAG
- the ruvA gene encoding Holliday junction branch migration protein RuvA, coding for MIAFLTGRLAVKTPTHLTLDVQGVGYEVHIPLSTYYSLPNLDDSTALHIHTQLREDAIQLFGFLSQSEKEAFLLLTSVSGVGPKLALSVLSSLSVTDLVHAIQTADTEKLETVPGIGKKSAGRLALELKDKVGKIQGIHPRSPAAEPAEFDDLFEDALSALVHLGYRAQDAKEALRRVTKGTSGSLALKELIREGLKELARG
- the ruvB gene encoding Holliday junction branch migration DNA helicase RuvB, producing MTERLVTNRATDEERGLEHVLRPQTLDEYVGQAKMKESLRICIEAARQRGESLDHAIFYGPPGLGKTTIAHIIAREMGAALRSTSGLVLAHAGDLAAVLTNLQEHDVLFIDEIHRLPASVEEALYPAMEDFQLDLVVGQGPATRTVKLDLPPFTLVGATTRAGSLTSPLRDRFGLVYRLEFYEPSELETIVVRSAGVLGVGIDRPGAAEISHRARGTPRIVNRLIKRIRDYAQIKADGRITKEVAQEGLAWLGIDEAGFDDMDRKVLLTIIEKFNGGPVGVESLAAAVQEDKGTIEDVYEPYLIQAGFLDRTGRGRQVTKSAYDHFKRPSHLLM